A genomic region of Nostoc sp. UHCC 0702 contains the following coding sequences:
- a CDS encoding PstS family phosphate ABC transporter substrate-binding protein, with protein sequence MSKKNETLTLFLAVIVTIGLIFGGFWLLMERWVKLTNTGIDQSNNRNPNNSINFANQETSKCNVKNLPEGRFTYGGSTTWAPIRRDVDSVLQNLCPQFILRYTQPVSGKPGSGTGIRMLIDNQLAFSQSSRSIKAEENAEAQQKGFSLKEIPVAIDGIAIAVNFNLNIPGLTVTQLKNIYTGNITNWREVGGPNLPITPLSRNQEAGGTVEFFIENVLEKASFGPNVIYIGTTTEALQKLASSPGGIYYASAPEIVPQCTVKPLPLGRISGQLVAPYREPYIPPTLCPAQRNQLNVQAFRSGDYPITRNLFVILKQNAQTDQQAGEAYASWLLTSPGQELLEKAGFVRIK encoded by the coding sequence ATGTCTAAAAAAAACGAAACGCTTACCCTTTTTTTAGCCGTTATCGTCACTATCGGCTTAATCTTTGGTGGCTTCTGGTTGTTGATGGAACGGTGGGTGAAATTAACGAACACTGGTATTGACCAGTCGAACAATCGCAACCCAAACAATTCCATTAATTTTGCCAACCAGGAAACCAGCAAATGTAACGTCAAAAACCTGCCAGAAGGCAGATTTACCTATGGTGGTAGCACCACCTGGGCACCGATTCGTAGAGACGTAGACTCAGTACTGCAAAATCTTTGCCCTCAATTTATTTTACGTTACACTCAACCCGTATCCGGCAAACCTGGATCTGGGACTGGCATTCGGATGTTGATAGACAATCAACTAGCTTTTTCTCAATCTTCTCGCTCAATCAAAGCTGAAGAAAATGCTGAAGCTCAACAAAAAGGATTTAGTCTGAAAGAGATTCCAGTGGCAATTGATGGTATTGCGATCGCTGTCAATTTCAACCTTAATATCCCTGGTTTAACTGTCACCCAACTGAAAAATATTTATACTGGCAATATCACCAACTGGCGAGAAGTAGGTGGGCCAAATTTACCGATCACGCCTTTATCTCGCAATCAAGAAGCTGGAGGTACAGTAGAATTCTTTATCGAAAATGTTTTAGAAAAAGCCAGCTTTGGCCCCAATGTTATTTATATTGGTACTACGACAGAAGCACTACAAAAACTTGCTTCGAGTCCTGGTGGAATTTACTACGCTTCTGCTCCAGAAATTGTACCACAGTGTACTGTGAAGCCTCTGCCATTAGGGCGCATCAGCGGGCAATTAGTAGCTCCCTATCGAGAACCTTATATACCTCCAACCCTATGTCCGGCTCAGCGTAACCAATTGAATGTTCAAGCTTTTCGCAGTGGGGACTACCCAATAACCCGCAATTTATTTGTAATTCTCAAACA